The Calditrichota bacterium genome includes a window with the following:
- a CDS encoding Ni/Fe hydrogenase subunit alpha has translation MKKDLNIKVKHLTRVEGHGNIVVDMKNGVLQKAQLDIVEAPRFFEAMLKGRNFHEVAIITSRICGICSLGHQMSSLKATEDALGLEISKQTEILRRILVDGATFQSNTLHSLFLAAPDFLNVGSVFPLVNTHKDVVLAALRLKRLANDIGDLISGRAIHPISCVPGGFTSIPSEENLKKLRDTMATEGLKDATFIVDVVASLADKIPVFERETEYISVKSDQEYGFYDGAICSSDSGNYGRDKYLDVTNEFVVPHSSSKHAKFNRSSYMVGALARFNNSYDQLRPLGKEVAAKLGLSAPNFNPYMNTVAQVVEVANCIDNTIMLIDELLENGIKNEKPNQTPTKYGRGYGITEVPRGILFHDYTYNRQGNIEKANCIIPTGQNLANIDDDMKKLVPEIIDEGKEKITHKLEMLVRAYDPCISCSVHMLDVEFIE, from the coding sequence ATGAAAAAAGATTTAAATATAAAGGTTAAACACCTAACCAGGGTAGAAGGCCATGGTAATATTGTTGTTGATATGAAAAACGGTGTTCTTCAAAAAGCCCAATTGGATATTGTTGAGGCCCCGCGATTTTTTGAGGCCATGTTAAAAGGGCGCAATTTTCATGAAGTTGCAATTATTACTTCGCGCATTTGTGGGATTTGTTCTCTTGGGCACCAGATGTCCTCATTAAAAGCCACAGAAGATGCGCTTGGTCTGGAAATATCTAAACAGACTGAAATTTTACGCCGCATTTTAGTCGATGGCGCGACATTTCAAAGTAATACATTACACTCTTTGTTTCTTGCTGCTCCGGATTTCTTAAATGTTGGTTCAGTTTTCCCACTGGTAAATACTCATAAAGATGTAGTTCTTGCAGCACTTAGATTAAAGCGTCTTGCAAATGATATTGGCGATCTTATTAGTGGCAGGGCAATTCACCCAATCAGTTGTGTTCCAGGTGGTTTTACATCTATTCCTTCTGAAGAAAATTTAAAGAAACTGAGAGATACGATGGCAACTGAAGGTTTGAAAGATGCAACTTTCATAGTTGATGTTGTTGCTTCGCTTGCAGATAAAATTCCTGTGTTTGAAAGAGAAACAGAATACATCAGCGTTAAAAGTGATCAGGAATATGGTTTTTATGATGGGGCAATTTGTTCATCGGACAGTGGCAATTATGGCCGTGATAAATATCTGGATGTAACCAATGAATTTGTTGTGCCTCATTCCTCAAGCAAGCATGCAAAATTTAACCGCAGTTCCTATATGGTTGGTGCTTTGGCAAGATTTAATAATAGTTATGATCAACTTCGGCCATTAGGTAAAGAAGTTGCTGCTAAACTTGGGCTGTCTGCTCCAAACTTTAATCCTTATATGAATACAGTTGCCCAAGTTGTGGAAGTAGCAAATTGTATTGACAATACAATCATGCTAATCGATGAGTTACTTGAAAATGGAATTAAAAACGAGAAACCAAACCAGACTCCTACAAAGTATGGCAGGGGGTATGGTATTACAGAAGTACCGCGTGGCATTCTTTTCCATGATTATACTTATAACAGGCAGGGCAATATTGAAAAGGCCAATTGTATAATTCCAACAGGGCAAAACCTGGCCAATATTGATGATGATATGAAAAAACTTGTTCCTGAAATAATTGATGAAGGCAAAGAAAAGATTACACATAAATTAGAAATGCTGGTCCGTGCTTATGATCCTTGTATTTCTTGCTCTGTGCATATGTTGGATGTAGAATTTATTGAATAG
- a CDS encoding hydrogenase maturation protease — MLKVIGIGNALRGDDAIGPLIIEELEKKPNGIPAKLIDAGADAFTMLEHLMDKEPLLIIDCAKMGMNPGEIRMFDVTEATIANAAKIVSLHGFGFGDVYKMAKGMGEVAPCKILGVEPKEIAFDTNLSDEVKNSIPEIVNLINKEAQNYA; from the coding sequence ATGTTAAAAGTAATTGGCATTGGGAATGCTTTACGTGGCGATGATGCTATTGGCCCATTGATAATAGAAGAGCTTGAAAAAAAGCCAAATGGTATACCGGCAAAACTGATTGATGCCGGAGCTGATGCGTTTACAATGCTGGAACATCTGATGGACAAAGAACCACTGCTGATTATTGATTGTGCAAAGATGGGAATGAACCCCGGTGAAATCAGAATGTTTGATGTAACCGAGGCAACAATCGCCAATGCGGCAAAAATAGTTTCTCTGCATGGTTTTGGATTTGGTGATGTATATAAAATGGCTAAGGGAATGGGTGAGGTTGCTCCATGCAAAATACTTGGTGTAGAACCCAAAGAGATAGCTTTCGATACAAATCTCTCTGATGAAGTAAAAAACAGCATTCCCGAAATAGTGAATTTGATAAATAAGGAGGCACAGAATTATGCCTAA